The following are from one region of the Saimiri boliviensis isolate mSaiBol1 chromosome 18, mSaiBol1.pri, whole genome shotgun sequence genome:
- the DONSON gene encoding protein downstream neighbor of Son isoform X2: MALSVPGYSPGFQKPPEVVRLRRKRARSRGAAASPPRELPEPAARRAALAAGLPLRPFPAAGGRGGGGPAAARRNPFARLDNRPQVAAGHPDGPARDQPEAPGRFLDSNQENDVLWEEKFPERTTVTELPQTPHVSFSESDIPSSKSTELPVDWSIKTRLLFTSSEPFTWADHLKAQEEAQGLVQHCRAIEVTLPKSIQSLVYWLHPALSWLPLFPRIGADRKMTGKTSPWSNDTTLQHVLMSDWSVSFTSLYNLLKTKLCPYFYVCTYQFTVLFRAAGLAGNDLITALISPTTRGLREAMRNEGIEFSLPLIKESGHKKETASGTSLEYGEEQAISDEDEEESFSWLEEMGVQDEIKKPDILSIKLRKEKHEVQMDHRPESVVLVKGINTFTLLNFLINCKSLVATSGPQAGLPPTLLSPVAFRGATMQMLKARSVNVKTQALSGYRDQFSLEITGPIMPHCLHSLTMLLKSSQSGAFSALLYPHEPTAVFNICLPVDKVLNTEVVHTELTNCGLHPKTLEQLSEIPLLGKSSLRNVVMRDYIYNWRS, encoded by the exons ATGGCCCTTTCCGTGCCCGGCTACTCACCGGGCTTCCAAAAGCCGCCGGAGGTAGTGCGGCTCCGACGGAAAAGGGCCCGGAGCCGTGGGGCTGCTGCCTCCCCGCCCCGTGAGCTGCCGGAGCCGGCAGCCCGCCGAGCCGCCCTGGCGGCCGGGCTGCCCCTTCGCCCTTTCCCTGCCGCTGGGGGCAGAGGCGGCGGCGGCCCGGCAGCGGCCCGGAGGAACCCCTTCGCCCGCCTGGACAATCGACCGCAGGTCGCCGCGGGGCACCCCGACGGGCCTGCCCGCGACCAGCCGGAGGCGCCGGGCCGG TTTTTAGATTCTAATCAAGAAAATGATGTGTTATGGGAAGAGAAGTTTCCTGAAAGAACAACTGTTACTGAATTACCCCag aCTCCACATGTATCATTCTCCGAGTCTGATATTCCATCCTCAAAAAGTACTGAGTTACCTGTGGACTGGAGTATTAAAACCCGACTCCTTTTCACCTCTTCTGAACCCTTTAcctgggcagatcatttgaaagCACAGGAAGAGGCTCAAGGTCTTGTCCAGCATTGTAGGGCAATAGAAGTTACATTGCCTAAAAGTATACAg AGCCTTGTCTATTGGCTCCACCCTGCTTTGTCTTGGCTTCCACTGTTCCCTCGTATTGGCGCTGATAGAAAAATGACTGGAAAGACAAGTCCTTGGTCAAATGATACAACCCTGCAGCATGTTTTAATGAGTGACTG GTCTGTGAGCTTTACTTCTCTGTATAATCTGCTGAAGACAAAACTTTGCCCCTATTTCTATGTTTGTACCTATCAGTTTACTGTCCTGTTCCGAGCAGCAGGATTAGCTGGAAATGACTTAATCACAGCTCTTATATCTCCTACAACTCGAGGCTTAAGAGAAGCTATGAGAAATGAAG GTATTGAATTTTCTCTGCCTTTAATAAAAGAAAGTGGCCATAAAAAGGAGACAGCATCTGGAACAAGCTTGGAATATGGGGA GGAGCAAGCCATCAGTGATGAGGACGAAGAGGAAAGTTTTTCTTGGCTGGAAGAGATGGGAGTGCAAGATGAAATTAAAAAGCCAGACATACTTTCTATCAAGCT TCGTAAAGAGAAACATGAAGTacaaatggatcacagacctgaGTCTGTTGTGTTGGTGAAAGGAATCAACACCTTTACATTGCTCAATTTTTTGATCAACTGTAAGAGTTTAGTTGCTACCTCAGGTCCACAGGCAGGACTTCCTCCAACCCTCTTATCCCCTGTTGCTTTCCGAGGTGCCACAATGCAAATGCTTAAG GCACGAAGTGTAAATGTGAAGACACAAGCTCTTTCTGGATACAGAGACCAATTTAGTTTGGAGATTACAGGTCCTATCATGCCTCATTGCCTGCATTCACTGACCATGCTGCTCAAATCTTCACAGAGTGGGGCTTTCTCTGCGCTACTATATCCACATGAACCAACTGCTGTATTTAACATCTGCCTGCCAGTGGACAAAGTACTTAATACA GAGGTTGTTCATACGGAGCTTACTAACTGTGGTTTGCACCCTAAGACTCTGGAGCAACTTAGTGAAATACCGTTACTTGGGAAATCATCTTTACGGAATGTGGTGATGAGAGACTACATTTATAATTGGAGATCCTGA
- the DONSON gene encoding protein downstream neighbor of Son isoform X1: protein MALSVPGYSPGFQKPPEVVRLRRKRARSRGAAASPPRELPEPAARRAALAAGLPLRPFPAAGGRGGGGPAAARRNPFARLDNRPQVAAGHPDGPARDQPEAPGRFLDSNQENDVLWEEKFPERTTVTELPQTPHVSFSESDIPSSKSTELPVDWSIKTRLLFTSSEPFTWADHLKAQEEAQGLVQHCRAIEVTLPKSIQDPKLSTELRCTFQQSLVYWLHPALSWLPLFPRIGADRKMTGKTSPWSNDTTLQHVLMSDWSVSFTSLYNLLKTKLCPYFYVCTYQFTVLFRAAGLAGNDLITALISPTTRGLREAMRNEGIEFSLPLIKESGHKKETASGTSLEYGEEQAISDEDEEESFSWLEEMGVQDEIKKPDILSIKLRKEKHEVQMDHRPESVVLVKGINTFTLLNFLINCKSLVATSGPQAGLPPTLLSPVAFRGATMQMLKARSVNVKTQALSGYRDQFSLEITGPIMPHCLHSLTMLLKSSQSGAFSALLYPHEPTAVFNICLPVDKVLNTEVVHTELTNCGLHPKTLEQLSEIPLLGKSSLRNVVMRDYIYNWRS from the exons ATGGCCCTTTCCGTGCCCGGCTACTCACCGGGCTTCCAAAAGCCGCCGGAGGTAGTGCGGCTCCGACGGAAAAGGGCCCGGAGCCGTGGGGCTGCTGCCTCCCCGCCCCGTGAGCTGCCGGAGCCGGCAGCCCGCCGAGCCGCCCTGGCGGCCGGGCTGCCCCTTCGCCCTTTCCCTGCCGCTGGGGGCAGAGGCGGCGGCGGCCCGGCAGCGGCCCGGAGGAACCCCTTCGCCCGCCTGGACAATCGACCGCAGGTCGCCGCGGGGCACCCCGACGGGCCTGCCCGCGACCAGCCGGAGGCGCCGGGCCGG TTTTTAGATTCTAATCAAGAAAATGATGTGTTATGGGAAGAGAAGTTTCCTGAAAGAACAACTGTTACTGAATTACCCCag aCTCCACATGTATCATTCTCCGAGTCTGATATTCCATCCTCAAAAAGTACTGAGTTACCTGTGGACTGGAGTATTAAAACCCGACTCCTTTTCACCTCTTCTGAACCCTTTAcctgggcagatcatttgaaagCACAGGAAGAGGCTCAAGGTCTTGTCCAGCATTGTAGGGCAATAGAAGTTACATTGCCTAAAAGTATACAg GATCCCAAACTCTCCACTGAGCTCCGTTGTACCTTCCAGCAGAGCCTTGTCTATTGGCTCCACCCTGCTTTGTCTTGGCTTCCACTGTTCCCTCGTATTGGCGCTGATAGAAAAATGACTGGAAAGACAAGTCCTTGGTCAAATGATACAACCCTGCAGCATGTTTTAATGAGTGACTG GTCTGTGAGCTTTACTTCTCTGTATAATCTGCTGAAGACAAAACTTTGCCCCTATTTCTATGTTTGTACCTATCAGTTTACTGTCCTGTTCCGAGCAGCAGGATTAGCTGGAAATGACTTAATCACAGCTCTTATATCTCCTACAACTCGAGGCTTAAGAGAAGCTATGAGAAATGAAG GTATTGAATTTTCTCTGCCTTTAATAAAAGAAAGTGGCCATAAAAAGGAGACAGCATCTGGAACAAGCTTGGAATATGGGGA GGAGCAAGCCATCAGTGATGAGGACGAAGAGGAAAGTTTTTCTTGGCTGGAAGAGATGGGAGTGCAAGATGAAATTAAAAAGCCAGACATACTTTCTATCAAGCT TCGTAAAGAGAAACATGAAGTacaaatggatcacagacctgaGTCTGTTGTGTTGGTGAAAGGAATCAACACCTTTACATTGCTCAATTTTTTGATCAACTGTAAGAGTTTAGTTGCTACCTCAGGTCCACAGGCAGGACTTCCTCCAACCCTCTTATCCCCTGTTGCTTTCCGAGGTGCCACAATGCAAATGCTTAAG GCACGAAGTGTAAATGTGAAGACACAAGCTCTTTCTGGATACAGAGACCAATTTAGTTTGGAGATTACAGGTCCTATCATGCCTCATTGCCTGCATTCACTGACCATGCTGCTCAAATCTTCACAGAGTGGGGCTTTCTCTGCGCTACTATATCCACATGAACCAACTGCTGTATTTAACATCTGCCTGCCAGTGGACAAAGTACTTAATACA GAGGTTGTTCATACGGAGCTTACTAACTGTGGTTTGCACCCTAAGACTCTGGAGCAACTTAGTGAAATACCGTTACTTGGGAAATCATCTTTACGGAATGTGGTGATGAGAGACTACATTTATAATTGGAGATCCTGA
- the DONSON gene encoding protein downstream neighbor of Son isoform X4, with protein sequence MALSVPGYSPGFQKPPEVVRLRRKRARSRGAAASPPRELPEPAARRAALAAGLPLRPFPAAGGRGGGGPAAARRNPFARLDNRPQVAAGHPDGPARDQPEAPGRFLDSNQENDVLWEEKFPERTTVTELPQDPKLSTELRCTFQQSLVYWLHPALSWLPLFPRIGADRKMTGKTSPWSNDTTLQHVLMSDWSVSFTSLYNLLKTKLCPYFYVCTYQFTVLFRAAGLAGNDLITALISPTTRGLREAMRNEGIEFSLPLIKESGHKKETASGTSLEYGEEQAISDEDEEESFSWLEEMGVQDEIKKPDILSIKLRKEKHEVQMDHRPESVVLVKGINTFTLLNFLINCKSLVATSGPQAGLPPTLLSPVAFRGATMQMLKARSVNVKTQALSGYRDQFSLEITGPIMPHCLHSLTMLLKSSQSGAFSALLYPHEPTAVFNICLPVDKVLNTEVVHTELTNCGLHPKTLEQLSEIPLLGKSSLRNVVMRDYIYNWRS encoded by the exons ATGGCCCTTTCCGTGCCCGGCTACTCACCGGGCTTCCAAAAGCCGCCGGAGGTAGTGCGGCTCCGACGGAAAAGGGCCCGGAGCCGTGGGGCTGCTGCCTCCCCGCCCCGTGAGCTGCCGGAGCCGGCAGCCCGCCGAGCCGCCCTGGCGGCCGGGCTGCCCCTTCGCCCTTTCCCTGCCGCTGGGGGCAGAGGCGGCGGCGGCCCGGCAGCGGCCCGGAGGAACCCCTTCGCCCGCCTGGACAATCGACCGCAGGTCGCCGCGGGGCACCCCGACGGGCCTGCCCGCGACCAGCCGGAGGCGCCGGGCCGG TTTTTAGATTCTAATCAAGAAAATGATGTGTTATGGGAAGAGAAGTTTCCTGAAAGAACAACTGTTACTGAATTACCCCag GATCCCAAACTCTCCACTGAGCTCCGTTGTACCTTCCAGCAGAGCCTTGTCTATTGGCTCCACCCTGCTTTGTCTTGGCTTCCACTGTTCCCTCGTATTGGCGCTGATAGAAAAATGACTGGAAAGACAAGTCCTTGGTCAAATGATACAACCCTGCAGCATGTTTTAATGAGTGACTG GTCTGTGAGCTTTACTTCTCTGTATAATCTGCTGAAGACAAAACTTTGCCCCTATTTCTATGTTTGTACCTATCAGTTTACTGTCCTGTTCCGAGCAGCAGGATTAGCTGGAAATGACTTAATCACAGCTCTTATATCTCCTACAACTCGAGGCTTAAGAGAAGCTATGAGAAATGAAG GTATTGAATTTTCTCTGCCTTTAATAAAAGAAAGTGGCCATAAAAAGGAGACAGCATCTGGAACAAGCTTGGAATATGGGGA GGAGCAAGCCATCAGTGATGAGGACGAAGAGGAAAGTTTTTCTTGGCTGGAAGAGATGGGAGTGCAAGATGAAATTAAAAAGCCAGACATACTTTCTATCAAGCT TCGTAAAGAGAAACATGAAGTacaaatggatcacagacctgaGTCTGTTGTGTTGGTGAAAGGAATCAACACCTTTACATTGCTCAATTTTTTGATCAACTGTAAGAGTTTAGTTGCTACCTCAGGTCCACAGGCAGGACTTCCTCCAACCCTCTTATCCCCTGTTGCTTTCCGAGGTGCCACAATGCAAATGCTTAAG GCACGAAGTGTAAATGTGAAGACACAAGCTCTTTCTGGATACAGAGACCAATTTAGTTTGGAGATTACAGGTCCTATCATGCCTCATTGCCTGCATTCACTGACCATGCTGCTCAAATCTTCACAGAGTGGGGCTTTCTCTGCGCTACTATATCCACATGAACCAACTGCTGTATTTAACATCTGCCTGCCAGTGGACAAAGTACTTAATACA GAGGTTGTTCATACGGAGCTTACTAACTGTGGTTTGCACCCTAAGACTCTGGAGCAACTTAGTGAAATACCGTTACTTGGGAAATCATCTTTACGGAATGTGGTGATGAGAGACTACATTTATAATTGGAGATCCTGA
- the DONSON gene encoding protein downstream neighbor of Son isoform X3 → MALSVPGYSPGFQKPPEVVRLRRKRARSRGAAASPPRELPEPAARRAALAAGLPLRPFPAAGGRGGGGPAAARRNPFARLDNRPQVAAGHPDGPARDQPEAPGRFLDSNQENDVLWEEKFPERTTVTELPQTPHVSFSESDIPSSKSTELPVDWSIKTRLLFTSSEPFTWADHLKAQEEAQGLVQHCRAIEVTLPKSIQDPKLSTELRCTFQQSLVYWLHPALSWLPLFPRIGADRKMTGKTSPWSNDTTLQHVLMSDWSVSFTSLYNLLKTKLCPYFYVCTYQFTVLFRAAGLAGNDLITALISPTTRGLREAMRNEGIEFSLPLIKESGHKKETASGTSLEYGEEQAISDEDEEESFSWLEEMGVQDEIKKPDILSIKLRKEKHEVQMDHRPESVVLVKGINTFTLLNFLINCKSLVATSGPQAGLPPTLLSPVAFRGATMQMLKSGAFSALLYPHEPTAVFNICLPVDKVLNTEVVHTELTNCGLHPKTLEQLSEIPLLGKSSLRNVVMRDYIYNWRS, encoded by the exons ATGGCCCTTTCCGTGCCCGGCTACTCACCGGGCTTCCAAAAGCCGCCGGAGGTAGTGCGGCTCCGACGGAAAAGGGCCCGGAGCCGTGGGGCTGCTGCCTCCCCGCCCCGTGAGCTGCCGGAGCCGGCAGCCCGCCGAGCCGCCCTGGCGGCCGGGCTGCCCCTTCGCCCTTTCCCTGCCGCTGGGGGCAGAGGCGGCGGCGGCCCGGCAGCGGCCCGGAGGAACCCCTTCGCCCGCCTGGACAATCGACCGCAGGTCGCCGCGGGGCACCCCGACGGGCCTGCCCGCGACCAGCCGGAGGCGCCGGGCCGG TTTTTAGATTCTAATCAAGAAAATGATGTGTTATGGGAAGAGAAGTTTCCTGAAAGAACAACTGTTACTGAATTACCCCag aCTCCACATGTATCATTCTCCGAGTCTGATATTCCATCCTCAAAAAGTACTGAGTTACCTGTGGACTGGAGTATTAAAACCCGACTCCTTTTCACCTCTTCTGAACCCTTTAcctgggcagatcatttgaaagCACAGGAAGAGGCTCAAGGTCTTGTCCAGCATTGTAGGGCAATAGAAGTTACATTGCCTAAAAGTATACAg GATCCCAAACTCTCCACTGAGCTCCGTTGTACCTTCCAGCAGAGCCTTGTCTATTGGCTCCACCCTGCTTTGTCTTGGCTTCCACTGTTCCCTCGTATTGGCGCTGATAGAAAAATGACTGGAAAGACAAGTCCTTGGTCAAATGATACAACCCTGCAGCATGTTTTAATGAGTGACTG GTCTGTGAGCTTTACTTCTCTGTATAATCTGCTGAAGACAAAACTTTGCCCCTATTTCTATGTTTGTACCTATCAGTTTACTGTCCTGTTCCGAGCAGCAGGATTAGCTGGAAATGACTTAATCACAGCTCTTATATCTCCTACAACTCGAGGCTTAAGAGAAGCTATGAGAAATGAAG GTATTGAATTTTCTCTGCCTTTAATAAAAGAAAGTGGCCATAAAAAGGAGACAGCATCTGGAACAAGCTTGGAATATGGGGA GGAGCAAGCCATCAGTGATGAGGACGAAGAGGAAAGTTTTTCTTGGCTGGAAGAGATGGGAGTGCAAGATGAAATTAAAAAGCCAGACATACTTTCTATCAAGCT TCGTAAAGAGAAACATGAAGTacaaatggatcacagacctgaGTCTGTTGTGTTGGTGAAAGGAATCAACACCTTTACATTGCTCAATTTTTTGATCAACTGTAAGAGTTTAGTTGCTACCTCAGGTCCACAGGCAGGACTTCCTCCAACCCTCTTATCCCCTGTTGCTTTCCGAGGTGCCACAATGCAAATGCTTAAG AGTGGGGCTTTCTCTGCGCTACTATATCCACATGAACCAACTGCTGTATTTAACATCTGCCTGCCAGTGGACAAAGTACTTAATACA GAGGTTGTTCATACGGAGCTTACTAACTGTGGTTTGCACCCTAAGACTCTGGAGCAACTTAGTGAAATACCGTTACTTGGGAAATCATCTTTACGGAATGTGGTGATGAGAGACTACATTTATAATTGGAGATCCTGA